A genome region from Aphelocoma coerulescens isolate FSJ_1873_10779 chromosome Z unlocalized genomic scaffold, UR_Acoe_1.0 ChrZ, whole genome shotgun sequence includes the following:
- the MRPS30 gene encoding large ribosomal subunit protein mL65, with product MAALGARRLLRPGRRWYSETVPVPPSPPASPLYPPVVASITAKSKAAKSRRLQRFKQRVHAAATVEEKLRLYGKLQRPKYTVHPQTFALNADRWYRSFTKTVLVPGMPPRAAAAKPPVAAAGTTPEAGSAPEPGAEAPGAAEAPGAAKTPEPAAGAAAYLDMGELRSLACDALLQESFYQNKKRPFLYRDQDHTPGPFLTQLVSTLAAFLSGRNPLLAASSLDLNPEVNYYWHHGEEVVVHGHRKGRVDPVRFQIDDNPHLQIRVPKQLPEVVPLESDLGDVPVIDHKPSKLPLFKKQYENKVFIGSKVADPCCYGHTQFHLLPDKLKRERFIRERLEDQIEVVYRSNGIASLFAWTAAQAMYQGFWSEADVTRPFVSQAVVTDGKYFAFFCYQLNTLALTAETIKNNPRKNICWGTDSKPLYDVVEDGNVKGFNDEVLLQLVHFLLNRPKEL from the exons ATGGCGGCGCTGGGGGCCCGGCGGCTGCTGCGGCCCGGCCGGCGCTGGTACTCGGAGACGGTGCCCGTCCCCCCCTCGCCGCCCGCCAGCCCGCTCTACCCGCCCGTGGTGGCGTCCATCACGGCCAAGAGCAAAGCGGCCAAGTCGCGACGCCTGCAGCGCTTCAAGCAGCGGGTGCACGCGGCGGCCACGGTGGAGGAGAAGCTGCGGCTGTACGGGAAGCTGCAGCGGCCCAAGTACACGGTGCACCCGCAGACCTTCGCCCTCAACGCCGACCGCTGGTACCGCAGTTTCACAAAAACCGTCTTAGTGCCGGGGATGCCCCCGAGAGCCGCGGCCGCGAAACCCCCGGTAGCGGCGGCAGGAACGACCCCCGAGGCTGGCAGCGCCCCGGAGCCGGGAGCGGAGGCGCCGGGGGCTGCGGAGGCGCCGGGGGCCGCGAAAACCCCGGAGcccgcggcgggagcggcggcgtaTCTGGATATGGGCGAGTTGCGCTCTCTCGCCTGCGATgctctcctgcaggagagcTTCTATCAGAACAAGAAGCGGCCGTTCCTCTACCGCGACCAGGATCACACGCCCGGCCCCTTCCTCACGCAGCTCGTTTCCACCCTCGCCGCTTTCCTGTCTGGTCGCAACCCACTGTTGGCTGCTTCCTCCCTCG ATCTAAACCCTGAAGTTAACTATTACTGGCATCATGGTGAGGAAGTTGTTGTTCATGGACATCGAAAGGGTAGAGTTGATCCTGTGCGATTCCAAATAGATGATAACCCACACCTCCAGATCCGTGTACCAAAGCAGCTTCCTGAG GTTGTACCCCTGGAGTCAGATCTTGGAGATGTTCCTGTTATTGATCACAAGCCATCCAAACTGCCATTGTTCAAAAAGCAGTACGAAAACAAGGTATTTATAG GATCAAAGGTGGCAGATCCATGCTGTTATGGACATACCCAGTTTCATCTTCTTCCTGACAAACTGAAGCGGGAGAGGTTTATAAGAGAGCGTCTTGAGGATCAGATCGAAGTTGTTTATCGATCGAATGGAATTGCAAGTCTCTTTGCGTGGACAGCAGCACAAGCAATGTATCAAG GATTCTGGAGTGAAGCAGATGTGACCCGTCCTTTTGTATCGCAGGCGGTAGTGACTGATGGAAAatactttgctttcttttgttaCCAGCTAAATACTTTAGCACTAACTGCAGAAACTATTAAAAACAACCCTCGAAAGAATATCTGTTGGGGTACAGACAGTAAGCCACTGTATGATGTTGTGGAAGATGGTAATGTGAAAGGCTTTAATGATGAAGTTCTGCTTCAGTTGGTTCATTTTCTATTAAACAGACCAAAAGAGTTGTAA